One window from the genome of bacterium encodes:
- a CDS encoding ABC transporter permease yields the protein MSAAAPVSERTRVWRRFQRHRLALIGAAMIAGFIGLGACAPLLPIADPYSVDALNTLQPPFSPRHVLGTDEVGRDLLSRVIWGARISLIVSASAAVLALAAGVVLGLLAGYLAARADTLIMRTIDVVMAFPYILLALAIVSALGPGLVNAMLAIALVGIPPYARLSRATVLGLREQEFVDAARVAGATDGRVLRRHVLPNVLAPTIVMFSLDIGAKMIATSGLSFLGLGTQPPVADWGNMLASGRSYIAVAPHLATFPGLAMFLTVIGFNLLGDGLRDALDPRLR from the coding sequence ATGAGCGCGGCGGCCCCCGTCTCGGAGCGGACTCGGGTCTGGCGCCGCTTCCAGCGTCACCGCCTTGCGCTGATCGGCGCCGCGATGATCGCCGGGTTCATCGGGCTGGGCGCCTGCGCCCCGCTCCTTCCGATCGCCGATCCGTACAGCGTGGACGCCCTGAACACGCTCCAGCCGCCGTTCTCTCCGCGACACGTGCTCGGCACCGACGAGGTCGGCCGCGACCTGTTGAGCCGTGTGATCTGGGGCGCCCGGATCTCCCTGATCGTCAGCGCCAGCGCGGCGGTGCTCGCGCTCGCCGCCGGCGTCGTGCTGGGACTGCTGGCTGGCTACCTCGCGGCACGCGCGGACACACTGATCATGCGGACGATCGACGTCGTGATGGCGTTCCCGTACATTCTGCTGGCGCTGGCGATCGTCTCCGCGCTGGGCCCAGGACTCGTGAACGCCATGCTTGCCATCGCGCTGGTGGGCATCCCGCCGTACGCGCGGCTGTCCCGGGCGACCGTGCTGGGGTTGCGGGAGCAGGAGTTCGTCGATGCGGCGCGCGTGGCGGGCGCCACCGACGGCCGCGTGCTCCGCCGGCACGTGCTGCCGAACGTCCTCGCGCCCACCATCGTCATGTTCAGCCTCGACATCGGCGCGAAGATGATCGCCACCTCGGGACTCAGCTTCCTGGGGTTGGGTACTCAGCCGCCGGTCGCCGATTGGGGCAACATGCTGGCCAGCGGGCGAAGCTACATCGCGGTCGCGCCGCACCTGGCGACGTTCCCGGGGCTCGCGATGTTCCTGACCGTGATCGGATTCAACCTGCTGGGGGACGGACTGCGCGACGCGCTCGACCCGCGGTTGCGCTGA
- a CDS encoding DMT family transporter: protein MSRRSGGRFHVEPLLAVVLWGGIYPGARLALREISVVDFTFLRLVLATAVLAAICLPRRRSVPPGLRQPILLAGIAQAAFQILLVGGLRWTTAGQSAILLAASPLLTAAWLALRGGEALDGRRWTGLAAGIAGVAFLVKGAAGALDAPRMLGDLLALGAAAAWSWYSFAVSPVVAAAGTWQATGWAMGIAMLLFAPLALSDVARHPWGAVSWPAWAGLVYGGTAGMVVAMALWGRSLHRFGQRQTMVYVYLEPVSAVVIAAIVLGESLSPLQAAGALLTLAGVWLASDPAGAVTEA from the coding sequence ATGAGCCGCCGCTCCGGCGGCCGGTTTCACGTCGAGCCGTTGCTGGCCGTCGTGCTTTGGGGCGGCATCTATCCCGGCGCCCGCTTGGCCCTGCGCGAGATCTCCGTCGTCGACTTCACGTTTCTTCGCCTCGTGCTGGCCACCGCGGTGCTGGCCGCGATATGTCTGCCGCGGCGGCGCTCGGTGCCGCCCGGACTCCGGCAGCCCATCTTGCTCGCCGGGATCGCCCAGGCGGCGTTTCAGATCCTGCTCGTGGGCGGCCTCCGCTGGACGACGGCCGGACAGAGCGCGATCCTCCTCGCGGCGTCCCCGCTCCTGACCGCGGCATGGCTGGCCCTGCGCGGCGGCGAGGCGCTCGACGGCCGCCGGTGGACGGGGCTCGCGGCCGGCATCGCGGGCGTGGCATTCTTGGTCAAGGGAGCGGCGGGCGCGCTCGACGCGCCGCGGATGCTCGGCGACCTGCTCGCGCTCGGCGCGGCCGCCGCGTGGAGCTGGTACAGCTTCGCGGTGAGCCCCGTCGTCGCGGCGGCCGGGACGTGGCAGGCGACCGGGTGGGCGATGGGGATCGCGATGTTGCTCTTTGCGCCGCTCGCGCTGTCCGACGTCGCGCGGCACCCCTGGGGCGCGGTCTCGTGGCCGGCGTGGGCCGGGCTCGTGTACGGCGGCACCGCGGGGATGGTGGTGGCGATGGCGCTGTGGGGCCGGTCGCTGCACCGGTTCGGACAGCGGCAGACGATGGTGTACGTCTACCTGGAGCCGGTCTCGGCGGTGGTCATCGCGGCCATCGTACTCGGCGAGTCGCTGAGTCCTCTGCAGGCGGCGGGCGCGCTGCTCACGCTTGCGGGCGTGTGGCTGGCGTCCGATCCCGCCGGCGCGGTCACGGAGGCGTAG
- a CDS encoding ABC transporter substrate-binding protein, whose protein sequence is MEAEPPNLDPGQYLGLHSYRPMFRIYEGLTWFDTDTLKITPRLAESWTISGDGLVYTFKLRRGVKFHDGTAFDAQAVKMSLGRAIDPDNPFHQLGAWSFTNYVAPIKSIDVVDTYTVRLTLKARVAPFLAYLGTLTTAIVSPAAQQKYGKDFVRNPVGTGPFRFSKWESGNRIVIERNADYWGGKGCAEALIFRFVTDDQARVNELLTGNVDVIVNVLPDALPKLARDSRFALLKKQSLHFWWAGLNVNKKPLNDARVRRALNYAVNRPALVQGILKGTATVEQGYGFPGAFYHTGVDRYTYNPTTAKQLLRDAGYPNGFEMDFWVPESGSGMQRPQEMATLIQANLAAVGVRAKIQTFEWGAYLVKLRSGEADMYEDSWFPRTDDPDLTLYPNLHSKSAPAPNFNRYSNAEVDRLLDEGRAELDQAKRVAIYRRVQEILAQDAPWIPVDHDIQIVATKKNVQGLKLIANYDLRTETAYPG, encoded by the coding sequence ATGGAGGCGGAGCCGCCGAACCTGGATCCGGGTCAATACCTCGGCCTTCACAGCTACCGGCCGATGTTCCGCATCTACGAGGGCCTGACCTGGTTCGACACGGACACCCTCAAGATTACGCCGCGGCTCGCGGAATCGTGGACCATCTCGGGCGACGGCCTCGTCTACACGTTCAAGCTGCGGCGCGGCGTCAAGTTCCACGACGGCACGGCCTTCGACGCGCAGGCCGTCAAGATGAGTCTCGGCCGCGCCATCGACCCTGACAACCCGTTCCATCAACTGGGCGCCTGGTCGTTTACGAACTACGTGGCCCCGATCAAGTCCATCGACGTCGTCGACACCTACACCGTCCGGCTCACGCTGAAGGCGCGCGTCGCGCCGTTCCTGGCGTATCTCGGCACGCTGACGACCGCGATCGTGAGTCCGGCGGCGCAGCAGAAGTACGGCAAGGACTTCGTCCGGAACCCGGTGGGCACGGGGCCGTTCCGTTTCTCCAAGTGGGAATCCGGGAACCGCATCGTGATCGAGCGGAACGCCGACTACTGGGGCGGCAAGGGCTGCGCCGAAGCGCTTATTTTCCGGTTCGTCACCGACGATCAGGCGCGGGTCAACGAACTGCTCACCGGCAACGTCGACGTGATCGTCAACGTGCTGCCGGACGCGCTGCCGAAACTGGCGCGAGATTCCAGGTTTGCCCTGTTGAAGAAGCAGAGCCTCCACTTCTGGTGGGCCGGCCTGAACGTCAACAAGAAACCGTTGAACGATGCCCGCGTGCGGCGCGCGCTCAATTACGCGGTCAACCGCCCCGCCCTGGTCCAAGGCATCTTGAAGGGCACCGCAACCGTGGAGCAGGGATACGGCTTCCCCGGAGCGTTCTACCACACGGGCGTCGACCGCTACACGTACAACCCGACCACGGCAAAGCAGCTGCTCCGCGACGCCGGGTATCCGAACGGCTTCGAGATGGACTTCTGGGTGCCGGAATCGGGGTCCGGTATGCAGCGGCCCCAGGAGATGGCCACGCTCATCCAGGCCAACCTCGCGGCCGTGGGCGTCCGGGCGAAGATCCAGACTTTTGAATGGGGCGCGTACCTCGTGAAGCTCCGATCCGGCGAGGCCGACATGTACGAGGATTCATGGTTCCCGCGCACGGACGATCCCGACCTGACCCTGTACCCGAACCTGCACTCCAAGTCCGCGCCGGCGCCCAACTTCAACCGCTACAGCAACGCCGAGGTCGACCGGCTGCTGGACGAGGGGCGCGCGGAGCTCGACCAGGCAAAGCGCGTGGCGATCTACCGGCGGGTCCAGGAGATTCTGGCGCAGGACGCGCCGTGGATCCCGGTCGACCACGACATTCAGATCGTCGCGACCAAGAAGAACGTCCAGGGGCTGAAGCTCATCGCCAACTACGACCTGAGGACGGAGACAGCCTACCCCGGATAG
- a CDS encoding amidohydrolase, which produces MAQVSVERQTALAWVEANRPRLSRFCEEIWRYAEPAWREYKSARAYRDLLRAEGFHVEEGSGGMPTAFLATFGEGRPVLGSYAEYDAVPENSQQPAPRRAPREGLHPYAAGHTDPHSALGVAGLTGVLAAKAAMQTHRLRGTLRFFGEPAEKVCGSKPVHAAKGYYDGADAYIAFHPNPNNTVAWDTQCGAYWSAQYTFECDEPETWIDQSLMPVRHSHATARCPGALDAVCLMYTSSKYLKEAMFPHTGTWTLNEFMMVGGQCTSDNLPPRYAAIQYAWRSPSLGIQEQIARVLERNAAHAAAIAHCRHGVRWITKTRVGLPNRALADLMYRNLELAGPPVFGEEARRFGREIQQNLGIAPMEDPFIESCGRLVPPAENEARLREALPAWQESFTSDDYVDYTWHAPTARLFVGRPRLRPAQPGYEYPAWTSNAIGGVPACIDPMTFTAGKTIAASLVDLLTCPDELANARAEFEERTGGGVGGTRWVAPLLPRDFAPPVDLRWPEYVTTPRGEEWWIPTPAHPAG; this is translated from the coding sequence ATGGCGCAGGTATCGGTGGAAAGGCAGACCGCACTCGCGTGGGTGGAGGCGAACCGGCCGCGGCTCTCGCGCTTCTGCGAGGAGATCTGGCGCTACGCCGAGCCGGCGTGGCGAGAGTACAAGTCCGCGCGCGCCTACCGCGACCTGCTGCGGGCCGAAGGCTTCCACGTCGAGGAGGGCAGCGGCGGGATGCCGACGGCGTTTCTCGCCACATTCGGCGAGGGCCGGCCCGTGCTCGGCTCGTACGCCGAGTACGACGCGGTGCCGGAGAACTCGCAGCAGCCGGCGCCCCGCCGGGCGCCGCGCGAAGGCCTGCATCCGTACGCGGCGGGGCACACCGATCCGCACTCCGCGCTCGGCGTCGCTGGACTGACCGGCGTGCTCGCGGCCAAGGCCGCGATGCAGACGCACCGCCTGCGGGGCACGCTCCGCTTCTTCGGGGAGCCGGCGGAGAAGGTCTGCGGCTCCAAGCCGGTCCACGCGGCCAAGGGCTACTACGACGGCGCGGACGCCTACATCGCGTTCCACCCGAATCCGAACAACACGGTCGCCTGGGACACGCAGTGCGGCGCCTACTGGAGCGCGCAGTACACGTTCGAGTGCGACGAGCCGGAGACGTGGATCGACCAGTCGCTGATGCCGGTTCGCCACTCGCACGCGACGGCGCGGTGCCCGGGGGCGCTGGACGCGGTGTGCCTGATGTACACGAGCAGCAAGTACTTAAAGGAAGCGATGTTTCCGCACACCGGCACGTGGACGCTCAACGAGTTCATGATGGTGGGCGGGCAGTGCACGTCCGACAACCTGCCGCCGCGCTACGCCGCGATCCAGTACGCGTGGCGCTCGCCGAGCCTCGGCATCCAGGAGCAGATCGCCCGAGTGCTCGAGCGGAACGCGGCCCACGCGGCGGCGATCGCGCACTGCCGGCACGGCGTTCGGTGGATCACCAAGACCCGCGTGGGGCTGCCGAACCGCGCCCTCGCCGATCTCATGTACCGCAACCTGGAACTGGCCGGGCCCCCGGTGTTCGGCGAGGAGGCCCGCCGCTTCGGGCGGGAGATCCAGCAAAACCTCGGGATCGCGCCGATGGAGGATCCATTCATCGAGTCGTGCGGCCGGCTCGTGCCGCCGGCCGAGAACGAAGCGCGACTCCGGGAGGCGCTTCCCGCCTGGCAGGAGAGCTTCACGTCCGACGACTACGTCGACTACACGTGGCACGCGCCGACGGCGCGGCTGTTCGTCGGGCGGCCGCGCCTGCGGCCGGCGCAGCCGGGCTACGAGTATCCGGCGTGGACGTCAAACGCGATCGGCGGTGTGCCGGCGTGCATCGATCCGATGACGTTCACCGCCGGCAAGACGATCGCGGCGAGCCTCGTAGATCTGCTGACGTGCCCGGACGAACTCGCGAACGCGCGGGCGGAATTCGAAGAGCGAACCGGCGGCGGCGTGGGTGGAACGCGCTGGGTCGCGCCGCTCCTGCCGCGGGACTTCGCTCCGCCGGTCGACCTGCGCTGGCCGGAATACGTTACGACACCGCGCGGCGAGGAGTGGTGGATCCCGACGCCCGCGCATCCCGCGGGCTAG
- a CDS encoding isocitrate lyase/phosphoenolpyruvate mutase family protein: MPTIAEKRRAFRQLHESGCFIIPNPWDAGTARYLQHLGFKAIATTSSGAAWSMALPDEDWALTRDPMLAHIRAIVEASDLPVNADYESGYADDPAGVGDNVRLCVETGVAGLSIEDSTGDASRPLYDFDLAVARIRAARAAIDRAGGDVLLVGRSEGFIVGRPDLDETIRRLRAYASAGADCLYAPGIRTREQIRAVVDAAAPKPVNLLIGAPIGLTLADAAALGVRRISVGGALARAAWGGFIRAAKGLVAGTFDAFADAAPGSELNALFAEDAKRRRR; this comes from the coding sequence ATGCCGACAATCGCCGAGAAGCGCCGCGCGTTCCGGCAACTCCACGAATCCGGCTGCTTCATCATTCCGAATCCGTGGGACGCGGGCACCGCGCGCTACCTGCAGCATCTCGGCTTCAAGGCGATCGCGACGACGAGCTCCGGCGCGGCGTGGTCAATGGCGCTGCCCGATGAGGACTGGGCGCTCACCCGCGATCCGATGCTGGCGCACATCCGCGCGATCGTCGAGGCGTCGGACCTGCCCGTGAACGCGGATTACGAATCGGGCTACGCGGACGATCCCGCGGGCGTCGGCGATAACGTGCGGTTGTGCGTCGAGACCGGCGTGGCCGGCCTGTCGATCGAGGACTCGACCGGTGACGCGTCCCGGCCGCTCTACGACTTCGACCTGGCCGTCGCCCGCATCCGCGCGGCCCGGGCCGCGATCGATCGCGCCGGCGGCGACGTGCTGTTGGTCGGCCGCTCGGAGGGCTTCATCGTGGGACGACCCGACCTCGACGAGACGATCCGGCGCCTACGGGCCTACGCGTCGGCCGGCGCCGACTGCCTCTACGCGCCGGGCATCCGCACCCGCGAGCAGATCCGCGCGGTCGTCGACGCCGCGGCGCCGAAGCCGGTCAACCTCCTGATCGGGGCGCCGATCGGGCTCACGCTCGCGGACGCGGCCGCGCTCGGTGTGCGCCGGATCAGCGTCGGCGGCGCGCTCGCGCGAGCCGCCTGGGGCGGATTCATCCGCGCCGCGAAGGGCCTTGTGGCGGGGACCTTCGACGCCTTCGCGGATGCGGCGCCCGGCAGTGAGCTGAACGCGTTGTTCGCCGAGGACGCCAAGCGGAGGAGGCGGTGA
- a CDS encoding ABC transporter permease, whose product MQTYIAQRLWMLVPVLFGITVVVFLIIHITPGDPAAIMLAGSPATDADVAQLRHQLGLDQPLHVQFATWVWRALHGDLGRSLALRSPVLPEVILKIKATAVLALGALLLSVFLGILAGVVSSTKQYSLLDYLVMLLSLAGVSLPVFWLGLMLVMVFSVTLGWLPASGMHAPAGGGTGDLLKHLALPAVTLGAASIGVVARFTRSSMLEVLRQDYVRTAQAKGLSTGTINFRHALKNALIPVLTVIGVQAGYLLGGAVLTETVFAWPGLGSLILKGILARDYPLVQGAVLFVACTFVLVNLVVDVLYAYLDPRIHYQ is encoded by the coding sequence TTGCAGACTTACATCGCTCAGCGGCTGTGGATGCTGGTCCCGGTACTCTTCGGGATCACCGTGGTCGTCTTCCTGATCATCCATATCACGCCGGGGGATCCGGCGGCCATCATGCTCGCCGGATCCCCGGCCACCGATGCGGATGTGGCGCAACTCCGCCATCAACTGGGACTCGACCAGCCGCTGCACGTCCAGTTCGCGACCTGGGTGTGGCGCGCGCTGCACGGCGACCTCGGCCGCTCGCTTGCGCTGCGGTCGCCCGTGCTGCCCGAGGTCATCCTCAAGATCAAAGCCACCGCGGTTCTGGCGCTCGGCGCCCTCCTCTTGTCGGTGTTCCTCGGCATTCTCGCCGGCGTCGTCTCTTCGACGAAGCAGTACTCCCTGCTCGACTACCTCGTCATGCTGCTGTCGCTCGCCGGAGTCAGCCTGCCCGTCTTTTGGCTGGGGCTGATGCTCGTGATGGTGTTTTCCGTCACGCTGGGCTGGCTGCCGGCGTCCGGCATGCATGCTCCGGCCGGCGGCGGGACCGGCGACCTGCTCAAGCATCTCGCGCTGCCGGCCGTGACCCTGGGAGCTGCGTCGATCGGCGTCGTCGCCAGATTCACGCGCTCGAGCATGCTGGAGGTGCTGCGGCAGGATTATGTGCGAACGGCGCAGGCGAAAGGGCTCTCGACCGGCACGATCAATTTTCGCCACGCGCTCAAGAACGCGTTGATCCCCGTCCTGACGGTCATCGGCGTGCAGGCCGGATACCTGCTGGGGGGCGCGGTCCTGACGGAGACGGTATTCGCCTGGCCGGGCCTCGGCTCGCTCATCTTGAAAGGCATCCTGGCCAGAGACTATCCCCTGGTGCAGGGCGCCGTCTTGTTTGTCGCGTGCACATTCGTGCTCGTGAATCTGGTCGTCGACGTGCTGTACGCGTACCTCGACCCCCGGATCCACTACCAATGA
- the larE gene encoding ATP-dependent sacrificial sulfur transferase LarE, protein MRTPVEGRRGDAEGMRGVNTLDDKQARLEAGLRELGGAVVAFSGGVDSAYLLAAAFDVLGERCVAATAVSPSLARDELAVAERIAVSLGVRHLRVETREFEDARYLRNDANRCYFCKHALFTELTPLAAELGLPALVYGANADDVGDYRPGMRAAGEFGVRAPLLDAGLGKAEIRALARRRGLEVWDKPAAPCLASRLPFGSPVTVAALGRIEAAERIVRGLGFRDVRVRHHGAAASVEVPSPEVERLTALSDRLTDALRAIGFATVRIAPDGLRSGRFSAGLAAAGGVRREAAGAAAPADGRGA, encoded by the coding sequence GTGCGGACGCCGGTCGAAGGACGTCGAGGGGACGCGGAGGGGATGCGCGGCGTGAACACGCTCGACGATAAGCAGGCGCGGCTCGAGGCCGGTCTGCGGGAGCTCGGCGGCGCCGTGGTCGCGTTTTCCGGCGGCGTCGACAGCGCGTATCTTCTCGCGGCCGCCTTCGACGTGCTGGGCGAGCGGTGCGTGGCCGCGACCGCGGTTTCCCCGTCGCTCGCGCGGGACGAGCTGGCCGTCGCGGAGCGGATTGCCGTATCCCTCGGCGTGCGGCATCTCCGCGTGGAGACCCGTGAGTTCGAGGACGCCCGCTACCTCCGCAACGACGCGAACCGCTGCTATTTTTGCAAGCACGCTCTGTTCACTGAGCTCACGCCGCTCGCCGCGGAGCTCGGTCTGCCGGCGCTCGTCTACGGGGCCAACGCCGACGACGTCGGCGACTACCGGCCCGGGATGCGCGCGGCCGGAGAGTTCGGCGTGCGCGCCCCGCTGCTCGACGCGGGTCTCGGCAAAGCGGAGATCCGCGCGCTGGCGCGCCGGCGGGGGCTCGAAGTGTGGGACAAGCCCGCCGCGCCGTGCCTCGCGTCGCGCCTGCCGTTCGGATCGCCGGTGACCGTCGCCGCGCTCGGCCGGATCGAGGCGGCGGAGCGGATCGTCCGGGGCCTCGGTTTTCGCGACGTGCGCGTCCGCCACCACGGCGCCGCGGCGAGCGTCGAGGTGCCGTCGCCGGAGGTCGAGCGCCTGACCGCGTTGTCGGACCGGCTGACCGATGCGCTGCGCGCGATCGGCTTTGCGACCGTGCGGATCGCGCCGGACGGTCTGCGATCGGGGCGATTTTCCGCGGGACTGGCCGCGGCGGGCGGCGTCCGCCGGGAGGCGGCGGGCGCGGCCGCACCCGCGGACGGACGGGGCGCGTGA
- a CDS encoding methylated-DNA--[protein]-cysteine S-methyltransferase, which produces MPADVRYARLATPVGPILVAETDDGVVAIHFEEGRRRRPADAGLAVGMRRRRRFDPAWRLVDEREIRLAAQLAEYFAGTRRTFEVRLAPQGTPFQRRVWEAVAAIPYGKTRSYGAIAAEIGAPSAVRAVGAANGRNPWPIVVPCHRVIGSDGSLTGYGGGLPIKRALLDFERGAGRLFDDGGRWVTSPRDARASGSTTPRRAVS; this is translated from the coding sequence ATGCCGGCGGACGTGCGATACGCGCGTCTTGCGACACCAGTCGGCCCCATCCTCGTCGCGGAGACGGACGACGGCGTGGTGGCCATCCACTTCGAAGAGGGACGCAGGCGCCGCCCCGCTGACGCGGGACTAGCCGTCGGTATGCGACGGCGTCGCCGGTTCGACCCGGCGTGGCGCCTCGTCGATGAGCGCGAGATCCGCCTCGCCGCCCAGCTTGCGGAGTACTTCGCCGGCACCCGCCGGACGTTCGAGGTCCGCCTGGCGCCGCAGGGCACGCCGTTTCAGCGGCGCGTCTGGGAGGCGGTGGCCGCGATCCCGTACGGCAAGACTCGCTCCTATGGAGCGATCGCGGCCGAGATCGGCGCGCCCAGCGCCGTGCGCGCCGTCGGCGCCGCGAACGGCCGGAACCCGTGGCCGATCGTCGTGCCCTGCCACCGCGTGATCGGGAGCGACGGGTCGCTCACGGGGTACGGCGGCGGGCTCCCGATCAAACGCGCGCTGCTCGACTTCGAGCGCGGCGCCGGCCGGCTCTTTGACGACGGAGGACGCTGGGTGACTAGCCCGCGGGATGCGCGGGCGTCGGGATCCACCACTCCTCGCCGCGCGGTGTCGTAA
- the larB gene encoding nickel pincer cofactor biosynthesis protein LarB yields the protein MNEEALIRLLDDVRSGRVSITDALSALRWLPFADLGFAKADTHRPLRRGAPEAVYCPGKSVAQIIEIATVLRRGGGPVLLTRAPADVAAAVAEALPGATYVADARLIVLGEAPRSRTGCVGVLTGGTGDLSVAEEAAWTAEVMGAEVVRAYDLGVSGLHRLGAHRDLLERARVLVVAAGMDGALPAVVAGLTRVPVIGVPTSVGYGAHLGGLAPLLTMLNACAPGVAVVNIDNGFGAGYLAACINGNAAGANAGGVTEVSGEAHASRVP from the coding sequence GTGAACGAAGAGGCGCTTATCCGCCTGCTGGACGACGTCCGCTCCGGGCGGGTCTCCATCACGGACGCGCTCTCGGCACTGCGCTGGCTGCCTTTTGCGGATCTCGGCTTCGCCAAAGCGGACACTCACCGGCCGCTTCGGCGCGGCGCGCCGGAGGCGGTGTACTGTCCGGGCAAGTCCGTCGCGCAGATCATAGAGATCGCGACCGTGCTCCGCCGTGGCGGCGGCCCTGTGCTCCTGACCCGCGCGCCGGCCGACGTCGCGGCCGCGGTCGCCGAGGCGCTGCCGGGCGCCACGTACGTCGCGGACGCGCGCCTCATCGTGCTCGGTGAAGCGCCGCGCTCCCGCACCGGCTGCGTCGGGGTGCTGACGGGCGGCACGGGTGACCTGTCCGTCGCCGAGGAGGCGGCGTGGACGGCGGAGGTGATGGGCGCCGAGGTCGTACGCGCGTACGACCTCGGCGTGAGCGGGCTGCACCGACTGGGCGCGCACCGCGACCTGCTCGAGCGGGCGCGGGTGCTGGTCGTGGCCGCCGGCATGGATGGGGCGCTGCCCGCGGTCGTGGCCGGCCTCACGCGGGTGCCGGTCATCGGCGTGCCGACGAGCGTCGGCTACGGCGCGCATCTCGGCGGCCTCGCGCCGCTGCTCACGATGCTCAACGCGTGCGCCCCGGGGGTCGCCGTCGTGAACATCGACAACGGCTTCGGCGCGGGCTACCTCGCCGCGTGCATCAACGGGAATGCGGCCGGCGCGAATGCGGGCGGTGTGACGGAGGTCTCCGGGGAGGCGCATGCGTCTCGGGTACCTTGA
- a CDS encoding 3-oxoacyl-ACP reductase family protein → MAESGAVEGFMGRLADRVALITGGSRGFGRATALCFAAEGADVVLAYRAAESEAASVVAQIERTGRQALAVRADVAHAGDTAALAEQALGAFGRVDILVNNAGIMDVAPFATQDPATWTAMIDVNVYGMLTLTRALLPSMTGRRAGRIINLSSQLGHVGSENFAVYSGTKGFVLAFTRSLAREVGPHGITVNAICPGAIVTDMNRSIYPPERQRTRAAELPVRRMGDPDDIAKAALYLASEDGRFMTGQCLDVNGGSVMV, encoded by the coding sequence GTGGCCGAATCCGGCGCGGTGGAGGGGTTCATGGGCAGGCTTGCCGATCGAGTTGCGCTGATTACCGGCGGCAGCCGCGGCTTCGGCCGCGCGACCGCGCTATGCTTCGCGGCGGAGGGTGCCGACGTCGTGCTCGCCTACCGGGCCGCGGAGTCCGAGGCGGCATCCGTCGTCGCGCAAATCGAACGGACCGGACGCCAGGCGCTGGCGGTGCGGGCCGACGTGGCACATGCCGGCGACACGGCCGCGCTCGCGGAACAGGCGCTCGGCGCGTTTGGGCGCGTCGACATCCTCGTGAACAACGCGGGAATCATGGACGTGGCGCCGTTTGCGACACAGGACCCCGCGACATGGACGGCGATGATCGACGTGAACGTCTACGGCATGCTCACGCTGACGCGGGCGCTGCTGCCCTCGATGACCGGCCGGCGCGCGGGACGCATCATCAACCTGTCGTCCCAGCTCGGCCACGTGGGATCCGAGAACTTCGCCGTTTACTCCGGGACCAAAGGGTTCGTGCTGGCATTCACGCGTTCGCTGGCGCGAGAGGTTGGGCCGCACGGCATTACCGTGAACGCGATCTGTCCCGGCGCGATCGTGACCGACATGAACCGGTCGATCTATCCGCCGGAGCGCCAGCGGACGCGGGCTGCGGAGCTTCCGGTGCGCCGGATGGGCGATCCGGACGACATCGCCAAGGCCGCGCTGTACCTTGCCTCGGAGGACGGCCGGTTCATGACCGGCCAGTGCCTCGACGTGAACGGCGGCTCCGTGATGGTATGA